The Nomascus leucogenys isolate Asia chromosome 4, Asia_NLE_v1, whole genome shotgun sequence genome includes the window TGGATGTTTAGCTCATTTGCTATCAGTCTTTCTTTTCTGATCTTGTCAAAGCTGTAAATTACTTTCTGGGACTAGTCTATCTGCATCACATATGCTTTGATATGTAGTGTTCTCATTGGCAGTCACCTCTAAATGTTCATTATTTccctcatgattttttttttttagaggagaaCCACTtagaaggttttgtttttgtttcagaaagATGGGATTTTTTGATatgttaaaaattgattttaatattattgACTTGTGACTCAAGAACAAAATCTATATACCAATGATTCCCTGGAGTTTGTTGTTCTCTGTGGCATCGTTTCTGAATGTTCCCTTAGTGGTCATTGAGCAAGAGTTCTTTGTTGTTAGttgtaaaatttattatatagCTAAAGTGAAGATTATTAATAGTCAAATCTTCTTTATCTTTGCTTAATTTTGTCTGTGTAATCCAGCAGTTTCTTAAGGGGAACATATaaaaaactccagtctcccattaATTGGTCACCTGTTTCTTTGTGTATTATAGgcttttttctgcatcttcttcatcatttcttatttttactttatatagtAAGATTCCTCTTTGTCCCTTTATCATGCTCTTGCCTTAAATACTATGATCTAAGTAGAAAATTGCTATACTACTTACTTTGTGTTTCAGATTTgcttggtatttctttttctatccccccttttcaatttatttgtatctttttgttttaaatttgtctCTTCATATAGTATATTTCTGGATgatatcttttttctctaattataaagtatttgttttgtttgtttttttccaacaCATCTACATGTAACACAATTGCTACTGTATTAGGACTGATTATAGCCatcttgttttgtgttttgtatttatcatactttgttctgttttgttttaaagactgTATTTTCTGCTGCTTTGAAGGGTATCCAGTGATTAGATTACACTCaacttgggctgggcgcggtggctcacccctatagtcccagcactttgggaggccaaggcaggaggatcacatgaggtcaggagtttgagaccagcctgggcaacatggtgaaaccctgtctctactaaaaatacaaaaattagccgtgtgtggtggcccGCGCCTgggatcccagctacttgggaggctgaggcaggagaatcgcttgaacctgggaggtggaggctgcagtgagctgagatcatgccactgcactccagcctgggcgaaagagcgaaactccatcgaaaaaaagaattacactcaactggataatccaggaaaatctcTATCTTAAGGTTCACAGGACGAATTACATATTGAAAGCCGCTTCCTTCACAGCACTACCCGGATTAGTTTTTGCTGAGTGACCGGGGATCGCGAGAGCAGCCTCAGGTCTCCGCCGGCACACCGGGTTCCCGCCAACACCAGGACCAGGGCGGAGCCGCCGCGAGGGGGCACCACGAGGCGTGCCGACGGTGCCCATGGCGTCACAGGACGGCCTCCGCAGGGGccgtggaggcacatgcctgagcctccacctcctgatcTGGCTTCAGCTCCTTCAATCCCTGCTCAGTGAGGCTGGGGGTggacagggcagggctgggctgcgCCCACGCTGGGTGTGGGGTGGCAGTGGGGGTGCTGTGGGAACAGGCAGACCCGGAGGAGGCGCCGCCAGGCCAGCTCCTGTTCGCCGCGGGTCCCTGTCTTCACCAGGTGAGCCATACCGACCCGAGGAGGATTCCAGAATGACCCCGGCAAGCCCAGAAGCCCGGACGCCGCCTGTGCACCTGAAATTCCCCCAAATTCCAGAAACCTCTGTAGCTCCAGGGTCTCCAGCGCCCGCAGGGCCTCCAGGATCCTGGGTTACTTCAGCATCTACAGTGGGAGAAGCCTTGGAATCCGACGGGATCTCCGATCTTGGAAGGCAGTTTTCTCCGGGTATTGTTTCTGGTGCTAGATCTGTCCTGGCATGCCGGGGAGGTCAAAGGGAACGCAGCCTGGCTCAGGGAGGTTGAGGGTCAGACCCTGACCTAGATGATTTGAGAGAGAGGATAACCCGCCTCCGCCCTGGGCAgcctggtgggggtggtgggaagGTAGTGGCTTCACTTCCAGTCCCCTCTCTTTACTGAGCCCACCAGCCTGTGGCCACCGTGTTTCAAGGATAATTGGAGGATTGCCGGCCCCAAACAGGAAGTGGCCCTGGCAGGTGAGCCTGCAGACCAGCAACAGACACCACTGCGGAGGCTCCCTCATCGACAGGCGCTGGGTGCTCACTGCTGCCCACTGTGTCTTTAGGTGAGTGTTTGGGGCTCAGAGCTTGGGCCCTGATCAGGCTGTGGGATCTGGAGCCAGTCTGTCCCCTTCCCGagcttcctcttcctcatctgtaaaagggggtgACAGCCCCATAGTTTTTatccagtctgggtgagacctgaggatttgcatttctaacaggtttCCGGGTGTTGCCGCTGCTGCTGATCTGGGGACCACCGGCTAAAGTGGTCAGGGGTCCTGGGGGGATGTGgtttggagggagggaggtggctgCTGGCTGGCATAGGAAGATGGGACCAGGCTGGGAAGCACCTGGAAGGTGTGGAAAAGGAGCATAGACGTCCCCTCAGGATCTCTGTGAAGGCCATCTTTTCTCTCAACAGCCATTTGGAATACAAGGTGAAGCTGGGAGACACTGACTTGCATGCTGGTTCCAAAGAGGCACTGGTGATCCCTGTTCGAGACATCATTTTTCCTAGCAATTTTGATTTTGCCACTTTGACAAACGACATTGCCCTTGCTCTGCTCGCTTACTCTGTGAATTATTCCTCACACATCCAGCCTGTGTGCCTCCCTGAAAAGCTTTTTGAAGTGGAAGCTGGGACAGAGTGCTGGGTGACTGGATGGGGCCGAGTGTCAGAGAGTGGTGAGACAggcaggatgctgaggtgggacaGCCTGGTGGGCTGGACTTGCCCTGCAAGCTAttgggagaggcagggaggccatTTTCTAGCAggtgggtgagggaggagggtggagaagaTGCTGCCAGGAAGTAATTTAACAACTAT containing:
- the LOC100582435 gene encoding serine protease 44-like — translated: MASQDGLRRGRGGTCLSLHLLIWLQLLQSLLSEPYRPEEDSRMTPASPEARTPPVHLKFPQIPETSVAPGSPAPAGPPGSWVTSASTVGEALESDGISDLGRQFSPAWWGWWEGSGFTSSPLSLLSPPACGHRVSRIIGGLPAPNRKWPWQVSLQTSNRHHCGGSLIDRRWVLTAAHCVFSHLEYKVKLGDTDLHAGSKEALVIPVRDIIFPSNFDFATLTNDIALALLAYSVNYSSHIQPVCLPEKLFEVEAGTECWVTGWGRVSESGPVPFVLQETELNIMHHEKCREMLKNKSISKSRMVMRGTICGYHDQGKDACQGDSGGPLVCELNGTWVQVGIVSWGVGCGRKGYPGVYTEVSFYKKWIIDHLRQASCLNSTDFFILVLCLVMPLGILVTP